The Bos javanicus breed banteng chromosome 18, ARS-OSU_banteng_1.0, whole genome shotgun sequence genome has a segment encoding these proteins:
- the LOC133230386 gene encoding haptoglobin: MSTLQAVVTLLLCGQLLAVETGSEATADSCPKAPEIANSHVEYSVRYQCDKYYKLHAGNGVYTFNNKQWINKDIGQQLPECEEDDSCPEPPKIENGYVEYLVRYQCKPYYTLRTCGDGVYTFNSKKQWINKNIGQQLPECEAVCGKPKHPVDQVQRIIGGSLDAKGSFPWQAKMVSQHNLISGATLINERWLLTTAKNLYLGHSSDKKAKDITPTLRLYVGKNQLVEVEKVVLHPDHSKVDIGLIKLRWKVPVNDKVMPICLPSKDYVKVGRVGYVSGWGRNENFNFTEHLKYVMLPVADQDKCVKHYEGVDAPKNKTAKSPVGVQPILNENTFCVGLSKYQDDTCYGDAGSAFVVHDKEDDTWYAAGILSFDKSCAVAEYGVYVKVTSILDWVRKTIANN, encoded by the exons ATGAG CACCCTGCAAGCTGTCGTCACTCTCCTGCTCTGCGGGCAGCTTCTCGCGGTGGAAACCGGCAGTGAGGCCACAG CCGACAGCTGCCCAAAGGCCCCCGAGATTGCTAATAGCCATGTGGAGTACTCGGTTCGCTATCAGTGTGACAAATATTACAAATTGCATGCTGGAAATG GGGTGTATACTTTTAACAATAAGCAATGGATAAACAAGGACATTGGACAGCAACTTCCTGAATGTGAAGAAG ATGACAGCTGTCCAGAGCCCCCCAAGATTGAAAATGGCTACGTGGAGTACTTGGTTCGCTATCAGTGCAAACCCTATTACACACTGCGCACCTGTGGAGATG gAGTGTACACCTTTAACAGTAAGAAGCAGTGGATAAATAAGAACATTGGACAGCAACTCCCTGAATGTGAGGCAG TGTGCGGGAAGCCCAAGCACCCCGTGGACCAGGTGCAGAGGATCATCGGTGGCTCATTGGATGCCAAGGGCAGCTTTCCCTGGCAGGCCAAGATGGTCTCCCAGCATAACCTCATCTCGGGAGCCACGCTCATCAATGAACGATGGCTCCTCACCACAGCTAAAAATCTCTACCTGGGTCACAGTAGTGACAAAAAAGCAAAGGACATCACTCCTACTTTAAGACTCTATGTGGGGAAGAACCAGCTTGTAGAGGTGGAGAAGGTGGTTCTCCACCCTGACCACTCCAAGGTAGACATTGGGCTCATCAAACTCAGATGGAAGGTACCTGTCAATGACAAAGTAATGCCCATCTGCCTACCTTCAAAAGATTATGTGAAGGTGGGTCGTGTGGGTTATGTGTCTGGCTGGGGGCGAAATGAAAACTTCAACTTTACGGAGCATCTGAAGTATGTCATGCTGCCTGTGGCTGACCAAGACAAGTGTGTGAAACACTATGAGGGCGTCGACGCACCTAAAAATAAGACAGCTAAGAGCCCCGTAGGGGTGCAGCCCATACTGAATGAGAACACCTTCTGCGTCGGCCTGTCCAAGTACCAGGACGACACCTGCTATGGCGACGCCGGCAGCGCCTTCGTCGTTCACGACAAGGAAGACGACACCTGGTATGCGGCCGGGATCCTGAGCTTTGACAAGAGCTGTGCTGTGGCTGAGTATGGTGTGTACGTGAAGGTGACCTCCATTCTGGACTGGGTTCGGAAAACCATCGCTAACAACTAA